The DNA window TCAGGGAAGGCATGATAATCTGGGTGAGAGAGACACCCCCGGCTTGGAGGGCCAGAGCTTCGTTGTCCTGAGCCATCCTGCCGTACGTCATCAGGACGCCGACGAGAACGGCACAGGGTACGCTGAGGGCCAGCATCCACCCGAGTCCCAAAATATACATCCGGGCCACGGTGAGAAAGGGGATCCCCTTGCCGATGAAGAGATCGAGGTAGTCCAGCAGAAAATCCATCGATAGGAGCGCGGTCACAACGCCCAGCCCGAGCAGGCTCGGCCAAATGAGGGATCGGATGACGTAGCGTTGCAGGATCGTCACGAAACCCCTTTCCAGCGGTTCGCTCGCGGCTGAAAATCCGCCCGGTGGATGACTTTTGAACTTTTCCCCAACCCCAGAGTATAGAATGCGGGGCCGGAAGGGAACCGAGTCCTTGAACCCTCTAACCTTATCGCTGTTCCGGAGATGACCGGTAGTATTCACTACAAAAAATGGGGCCGCAAGGCCGGTCTAGTTGGGATCATCACGGGTATCTGCCTGTTGATATTCTTCGGACTATCGCAGGGGCTACCTCAAGAAATGATTCCCGCACCGGATCAGCTGGCGCCCGGTGTCTTATCGGGGGACTCAACAGAGGTTGATACCCTCGAAATGTCGGCGGAGGGAGAAATCTCTTCGGCTCAGGATACCGCAGAGCCCGATTCTCTCCCGGCGCCGATCACGGCCGCCATGGACCCCCTGATGGGCCCACCGGTTGCTTTGATCCCGGAGTCCGCCGATGCACTCCCGGCGCCGATCACGGCCGCCATGGACTCCCTGATGGGCCCACCCGCTCCTATGCTTCCCGATTCCCTGCCGGAGATAACGGTGACCGTCGCGCCGAAAGCTCTTCCCAGTCCAAGGGCCGGAACAGATGTGGAGACCATCCAAGCCGAAACCTTTGAAGGAGACAGCTTGAAAATAAGTCCCCTCTGGGACTTTATTCCCCGGTGGCATCCAAGTGATGATCTGCTGTTTTTCCGAATCTATAGAACGAACCGGGCGCGCGCTTTTATTTTGGATACCCTCGGACTCTATCATGAGAAGTTTCCTGTTTCAGACACGACAGGTTTTTCTATCATTTTCCCCGAAGATATGGGGATTAGGGATCGCGAACGGACGACCACTCAATATGCGCCGGATATCAACAACCGGACCATCGTGCGATACAAACTCATCCGCGATGTCGCCCTCGGCCTCAGGATTCAGGAAACATATGATCAATATCTCGAGAGATTGACCCGCCTAACGATCCACAAGATCTGGAGAGAAGAGGTCAAAAAGACGCTGGCGGAGCAGGCTGATCTGGGAAGCAAAGCCGGATTGGTGAAAATCGACCTGCCGGTCGAGGTCCCATCGCAACTCTCTCCCATCTTTGGAAAGGGGAAACCGAATCTTTCGGTTCGGGGAAGCGAGAAGATCTCTATCGGCGGAACATCACGCTGGCATCCCAACCGCCCCGTCAACGAGTTCCAACGGAGGGAATCCAAATTTCCACAGCTGGATATGAAGCAGGAATTGAACCTGCGCCTTTCGGGAAATATTGGAGACAAGGTTTCCGTCGACGTCGATCAAAACAGCGCGGCGGTCACGCCCCTCGAAAACCGGATCAAGATCCACTACACCGGTTATGAGGATGAGATCATCCAGCGGGTTGATCTTGGAAATACAAGTCTCAGCCTTCCCGGAACCCGTTACGTCTCCTACGGCGGCAGCCACCAGGGGCTCTTTGGAATTAATGCCCAGGCCAAGATGGGGGATGTGGGGCTGAATATGATTCTCTCAAAGCAGGAAGGAGAGACGGCCTCGAAAACGGTGACCCGATCCAGTGAAATGACGACGATTTTGATCAAGGATTTAAATTATCAGGGGAATCAGTATTTCTTCTTTAGCGACCCGAATTTGAATCCAACCAATATTGATGCCAACTCAGTCTTTGTCTTCGTTGACGACGCCAATGGGTATAACAATACACAGACCGGCGCCATTCATGGATTTGCGACATTAGACGGATCATATGATCCACAGAACCCGACTGCCGGCGCGGTTTATGAAGGAGATTTTGATCAACTTCATTTGAAAGATGATTTCCTCCTTCAGACCGACCTCTACTTCGGCCACATGGTTCTCATCCTGAACCAGCCCCTCAGTACAGATGATGTTCTGGCTGTTATGTACAAGACGACCAGCGGATTCCAAGTGGGCGGCATCGACGGTGATAGGCTCATCGCGAAGATGATCCGGCCCTCGCGCAGTGATTCGGACTATGATCTTACCGATTTGACATCCGGCGTGTGGGCTTCAACGCGCCATCTGGAAATGAAGAATATTTATTGGCTCGGCGGCCGCGGCATTCTCGAGGAAAGCCTCGAGATAAAGGTCCGCCGCGAGCTGACCTCCGGTCAGCAGATTGATCCGTGGAAGGAAGGACGCTTCAGCTATCTCCAGATCCTCGGCGTCGACCTGCTGGAGCAGACAGGAGCCTCATCATGGGAGCCCAGCCTGGAGGGGGATGATATCGTCGATCCTCAATGGATCGATCCGGAGGGGGGATTCATCATCTTCCCCACGCTTCGGCCTTTTGATCCAAGTCCGGCGGATAGCCTGCGGATGTACGGTCCCGGGGGAATCATGGCGTCGCAAGGCGTCAATCCTGATTCGATCCCGATCCTGGCTCCATCTGTCAGAAATTCCGATGTCTATGATGCGAAGGCATTCGATGATGATCCCCTGACCCACAGCAAGTTCTACCTCGATGTGACCTATCGCAGCCCCGTCACAAGCCTTCAAATCGACGCCTTTAACATTATTGAAGGGTCTGAGGTGATTACCTCAGGCGGCCGGACGCTGTCCCGGGATCGGGATTACCGGATCGATTACCTGACCGGTGATATCGAGATCCTGCCCGCGGCGAATCTGTCGGAAGATGATGAAATCAAGGTCAATTATTCGACGATCCCCTTCGCCGGGGGAGCCGATAAATCTCTGTTCGGTTTCGCCGCGGCTTACAAACCGGAGGGCTCCCCTCTCGCGCTTTCCTCAACCTGGGTTTTTGACAGCCAGGGATCACAGGATCGAAGACCACGATTGGGGCAGGAGCCCCGAAGGACCGCCGTCGGCGAGCTGGCCATGAGCTACCAAACATCACCCTGGTTCCTGACCTCCCTGATCGACGCCCTCCCCGGTGTTGATGCGCGGGCGAGAAGTTCCCTCTCGATAGACGCCGGAGTGGGGATGAGCATGCCCAATCCCAATACAAAAAACCGCCTCTACCTGGATGACTTTGACGGCACCAACGAGACTCAAGATATCTCCGTCAACCGGCAGGCTTGGCGGCCCTCATCGATCCCGCAGGGTGTCTTCGGAGAGAATGAAACAGAGAGGGCGGGAAAGAGGGGCGAGATTTGGTTCTACTCGCCGTTGAATGTTGTTCATGAGGGGAATCTTCAGCCAACCCTTAAAGAAACGGAGGCCGATGACAGCAAGACGGTTCTGGAGATGAAAATATTCCCTTATGGCACGAGCGATGAAGATCGATTCACTTCTTGGAACGGGGTGACGCAGGCGATCTCCCGCCGGGACATTGATCTTTCACAAGCTCAATTTCTCGATGTCTGGATAAATGATAAGCACCAGTACCAAGAGGGTGTGGATCCCTCAACCTACCGGCAGGGTGTTCTGCATCTCGATTTCGGGATTGTAAGCGAGGACGCCGTCTGGAAGCGCCGGAATCCGAGATCCGACGATTTTATTTTCGCTAACAACCCGGCTGAGCCGCCGAATCTGGAGCTGGACACAGAAGACAAAAACCTCGATGGGCAGCTCGATCAATCTTCTGGTGAGGGGGAGGATACGGGGCTTGACGGGATACCCGATGGACAAGCCGGAGATGACCCTTTTGATGATTGGAGTTTTGATAAAGAGGATCGCCAGGACGACCCCTGGATCTATGGACATGTGAACGGTACGGAGAAAAATGGCCGTCTGGATACGGAGGATCTGAATGGCAATGGCCTTCTTAATCAGAGTGAGGCCTACTTTGAATTTACCATTCCATTGGATGATACGACGATTGTCGAGACCGATATCTATCGTGATTTCGGCGGCGGCCGGTGGGTCGATGAAACAAATGCTTGGAGGCGTGTGCGGATTCCAATCAGCGCCGCCGCAGATACGATCGGTTCGGCGGCATGGAATAAAATACAGCATGTTCGTCTTTGGACGGAAGGTTTTAGAGACACGACCAATTGGATTCAGGTCGGTGGGATCCAGATGATTGGAAACCGGTGGCTCGATGATCCGATCCTGAAGGCCGATGGAGATGTTGTCAGCGATAGCTTCCTTAATGCAAATAACGAAGCCTTTTTCCCCGGTGTTCTCAATAACAAGGAAAACAGCGATATTTATACGCCGCCCTTTAAAGTTCGAGTTCAAAACGGAGTCGATGAGCGTGAGCAATCCTTGACACTGGAAATGCGAAATATGCCCCCGGGTCACTCCGCCCAGGTGTACCGCACCTATGCCAGGGGCCAGGATTTCATAACCTATTACGAGACGATGGAGTTTTATCTCAACCGGCGGATGGAGCAGGAGAGCGCCGAGGTCGATTTTTACATTCGATTGGCCAAAGATGTCATCAGCGATACGACAAACTATTATGAATACCGCATTCCAGTTAAACGTGGGTGGGAGTTGATCACCGTTCCCTTGGCCGATCTGAGCGCACTGAAACTTGTTCAGGATTCCACGGAGTATGTCGAGCGGATCCTGCCCGACGGTGGTATCGTCAGCATGAAGGGCAAGCCGACTCTTACCAGCGTGGGCCGCATCGCCATGGGTGTTCGGGTGCAGGGTGATACGATGGTCGAGCAGGGAAATGTCTGGGTCGATGAATTGCGTCTGACAGGTGTCCGGAGGGATACGGGGATCGCCGGAAGGTTCAGCCTTTCCGCCAAGCTGTCCGATGTCGCCGAGGTGAATTTGAACTATGAACGCGCCGACGCCGACTTCCTCCAGGTGGGCTCCCCGAAGGGATCCGGCTTCACGAGGACATTGACCGGGCTCAATTCGCGAATCAATATGGAACGCTTTATCACGTGGTCCCGCCTGGTTCTGCCGGTCTCGTTCGGATTTCAACAGGACAAGAGAGTTCCAAAATACAGGGTCAACAGCGATATCGAATTGAGGGGGCAGGAAACCGACCGGGATATCTCCGAATCCGCGACTCGGAATTTCCAAATGCGGATCAGCCGCGTGCGGACCGATAATCCATTACTGAAGTATACCATTGATGCCATGTCGGGGAGTTATACATATAATTGGAGTGGGAAAAGCGAACCGTTGAGCCAGGATACGACGCGATCATCACAATACAGCTTTTCCTATGCGCCGCAGGTTTCATTCCGGGGCTTGAAAGTATATAAGAATACGATGTTCAATCCCGTACCGACGAGTTTCGGGATCACATCCAGTTACCACAAAAGCGAATCGGTCCGATACCAGAGGATCAACAGTGATTTGGCACAAGATTATGAGCGTCTTGACCGCCAGGCGAAACAGAAATCGGCCGCATTGAGCACCTCTTTGGGCTTCAAACCGATCGGTCCGATAAGTTACTCACTGAGCTCCAGCCGGGATCTTATGGTGAAGGAAAAGATGCCGATTCTCGGTTTAGCGTGGGGACGCGAAACATCGAGAAAAGAACAGGTCTCGGCGAGCACATCAGTCAGGTTCTTAAGCTTTCTACTGGGACCCAAGATTACTCCGTCGGTAAGCTTCACCGGGCAGTCGACCCTTGATCTCAACCGGCCCGGCAATGCGGGGGACAGTCTCGGTGTACGGATTAATACATTGAGAAATTCCCGATCCACATCTTTGTCGGTGCGTTTTCCGATTAAGGAGCTCTTCGCCCGGTTCTCCGGAGGCGGTTCTTCAAAAAATTCAATTCAGGAAGGCAGAGATAAGGGCGGAGGCCAGGATAGAAATGAAGAAGATGATGAAGAAACGCAGGTTGGGGATGGGGGAACAACGCAGACCCGGCAGCGCAAGCGATCGGGTCCCTCGCCGCTCGCCAGGCTGCTCACTGTCGGTAATCTCAATGCCTCTTACAGCAAAAACCTGAGTACGAGCTACAACAGGGCTCAAGGCATACCTGATTTTATCTATCGGCTGGGCTTAACCAATGATCCCGGCAAGAGCGTTAAACAGTTGGATGGAGCGACTTCCTTAACAGGGGATGGGGATAATCTATCCCTGAAGACCGATTTTACCTTCATGAAAGAAGTCCGGGTCTCGACGAGTTATCAAAGAAACAATACCGACACACGTCAGATCGGAGGCGTCAGCCATTCAAAGAAGACAACCTGGCCCGAACTTGACATTGAATGGGGTTCTCTCCACAAAAAAATCAAGTTTCTCGCCGATCACCTGCCGAAGACATTGAGGGCTTCAACGAAATACAGAAAGGACCTGAGCGAATCGGGAACCGGAACTACGGGTAGGGATCGGATGGAGACGACCACAAACTGGTCTCCCCTTCTCAATCTCAGCACGACACTGTCCAACGGTGTTCAGTTGCAATTCAATTCTTCAAAGCGCAATATCAAATCCGAGCAGTTCACTCCATACAAGACGGTTACAAATTCGAATTCCCGCCAATTTTCCCTGGATCTCAGTAAATCGATGAGGATTACCCGGGAGGTCAAAGTCCCACTTACAGGCAACGTGAAAAAGGTTCAATCAAAGCTGGACATGACCCTGGGATTGGAGTTCCGTGAAGAGAAGAGTCAAACGGGAACCAATATCCTCAGGAATCTGGCATCGGCCGAGGTCAACACGCGTGGGAGTTATGAATTTACAAAGAGCATTCGAGGAGAGGGTCGAATCTCAATCGGCAAAGATATCGACCGCAAGAGTGAGACGAATACCGCATGGAATGTCAGTGTCTTCCTTTCGGCTAGTTTTTCTTTCTAGACTTCTCCCATCTCCGGTTCGAATCCAGCTGGCGATTCTTGGGTTGTCTCTTTTGGGCGGGATTTGTTCAACACAGGCCCAATCGCCCCCTTTCTCAGGTGATCTGGCACTGCTTTTTATTGAGGAACAGGTCGCCTTTGGACCCCGCGTGCCGGAATCGGACGCCCACCGGCGGACTCTGGATTGGATGGAGCGCAAACTCGACACAGGCGGAGGATTGTACTTTCGACAACAGTTTGTGGCTTCCAGGGGCGAGAGAGAGCCTCTTGAGTTGACGAATGTCATAGCGCGATTCGGTCCCTTGCGGGATGGGGGGCTTCTCATCGGGGCCCATTGGGACAGCCGGCCTTGGGCCGATAGGGATCCCGATTCGACCCATCACGAGACACCGGTGCCAGGGGCCAACGATGGAGCCTCTGGAACGGCGGTCCTCCTCGTCCTCGCCGATATCCTCGGGAGGTACCCGCCGCCCATCCCGGTCACACTCGTCTTTTTCGATGGGGAGGATCTGGGGAGACCGGGAGCCGAGGAGGATTGGCTCTTGGGATCGAAATATTTCGCGGCATACTGGCCCGTCGACCGGCCCCAGGTCGCCTTGGTGATCGATATGGTCTGTCGTTCTGATCAACTCTATGACCGGGAGGGGATGTGTCAGGCCACCTCACCGGAAGTTTACGGGCTTCTGGAATCGATCGAAGAATCCTTGGGATATTTCCTGCTGAGCCGCCAGGTCCGCGACCCTATCACCGATGATCACTTGCCCCTCCTTCAGGCCGGGATTCCCACCGGACTCCTAATCGGCTTGGAGGACCCTGATTGGCATACTCTGAACGATCTGCCCGGGAACTGTTCGGCAGAAGCCCTCCAACAAATGGGTTCCCTACTTGTAGAGATGGTCTATGGGAGCTATCTTCACTAGAGATTCTGCTCAGAAAAGCTGTTGTCCGTAAGATCTAACTGGGTGTAATCTTTGGGACGGGAGTGGACCGTTGTTGTCCACTCAGATTTGTATGGGCCGGAGGCCGTCTCAGGAGCGGCAACGGGCCATAGAACGGGGAGGAAAAGGGGTGACAAGCCAGGAACTCGAACGGCTCGCCCGGCCTCTCCTCGAAGAGCTGGGCTTTGAATTGGTCCAAGCCACGGCCAGTCGCACCCGGTTTCGGCATTCTTTTCGCATTTATGCGGATAAGGACGAGGGGATCGCGCTAAAGGATTGCGCCTTCTTGAGCCGGACAATTTCTCAGGTGCTGGACCAGGATCCGATATTGGCAGGGGCTTATTCGATAGAGGTTTCTTCACCGGGAATGCAGCGTCCGGTGAGGACTCTCGAGCACTACCTGCGTTTTCGTGGTGAAAAAGTGCACATAATGCTGAAAAGCCCCAGGGATGGGGGGCGGCGCCGTTGGAAGGGTCAGATCATCGACGTTGAAGATCAGATGATTCGGATTTCTCTCGGAGATGACAAAGAGGAGCGTTTCCGACTCGAGGAGATCCAGGAAGCACATTTGGAGCTGGATCCGTGGAAAAGAAAAGACCCCGAGGAAAACGTCGGGGTGAACGATACAGGTTTGACCCCTAAAAACGGAAATAAGAACGGAAAGGAGCGCTAAGCGCGGCCATGAGTTCAGAGATGTTGGACGCCCTAGAGATCATCGCCAAAGAAAAGGGTGTGGACCGGGATTATCTCCTGGAAACCCTACAGGAAGGTCTCCTCGGGGTAGCTGAAAAACGCTTCCGGAAAGCCGTTCATGTCGAAGTCGACGTCGATCCGATCACGGGCAGTATTCGGATTATCGTTCATAAGAGGGTGACGGAAGTGGCCCTGGATCTGACCTGCGAAATCGATCTTGAAGACGCACGAATGATTCGTTCGGGTGTCTCTGAGGGAGATGTTGTTCCGGTTGAAGTCTCCCTTGATGATTTTGGGCGCAATGCCGTTTCCGCCGTGAAACAAGCCCTGGTTCAGAGAGTCCGCGAAAAGGAAAGGGCTCTGGTTCACGACGAGTATTATGCGAAGATCGGCACCATTCTTTCGGGGACGGTCCAGCAGGTCGACCGCGGCAGTATCATTTTTAAAGTCGCCCGGACCGAGGGGATTGTTCCATCCGCAGAGAATATTCGCAGGGATCGTCCAAAGATCGGTGATCATCTGCGGGCCCTGCTCGTTGATGTGGACCGAAATGCACGGGGGCCTCAACTCATCCTTTCACGGACGCGCCCCGAATTCGTCCTAAAACTCTTTGAGCAGGAGGTACCGGAGATATTCGAGCGGGTTGTGGAAATCCGCGGTATCGCCCGGGAACCCGGCTCCCGTACAAAGGTGGCGGTTGTCTCCCACGACGAACGGGTTGACCCCGTGGGAGCCTGCGTCGGCGTGAAAGGATCCCGCGTCCAAAACATTGTAAAAGAATTGGGCGGCGAAAGGGTTGATATCGTGCCCTACAGCAGCGATGCTGTGGTCTTCGTCAGCCGCGCCCTGAGTCCGGCGAGGGTGCTCGATGTTAAATGGGATGAAGAAACCAAGTGTGTTCGAGCGGTTATTCCGGATGACCAGCTGGCATTGGCCATGGGCCGGGGAGCACAGAATGTTAAACTGGCTCACCAACTCACCGGTTTCACTATTCATTTGATTAGCCAGCGCCAGGCGGAAGCGATGCGGGATCGGTCGGGGCAGACCGATATCGATCTGGACCAGCTGACGAAGGAGCTGGGACCGAAACTCGTTGAGAAGCTGATACGCGAGGGCAAGGAAACTCTTCAGGACGTCATGGCGACACCGGTGGAAGAGTTCATGGAAATTCCGGGTATCGGTGAGAAAACGGCGCAGAAACTCCTTACCCTGGCGGCGCATCTGCTGGAAGAGAAGGCGCGTCAGCTCCAAGAAGAAGCAGAGGAAGAAGGGGCTGCCGATGACGGGGCTGATGTTGAAGAAGCGATGGAAGAGGTCGACCTGCCCGGCGCTCTGATTGTGGATCAGGCCGGTGTCACGCCGGTTTCGAGCAATGAGCTTGAGGAAGGCGACTTGTCAGGCGAAGTCCCCAAAGCTGGGGATTCGGATGATGATGTGGAAGATAGTGAGACAGAGGGTGATGCCGAGGAGAATTCCGATGAACTAGATCAAGAGGATGAGGATTCACCCAAGACTGATTAGGACTCTCCTTCTTCGAATTCAGTTTGTTGAGACGGATATCGGAAGGGGAACGGGGGTTTAGTGATTATTAAGAAGACACGTATCTTTCAGCTCGCACGGGAACTCAGGATTTCTAGCGAAGCCCTAATGCATATTATCGAATCGCTCAATCTTGGAGACGAGGTCAAGAGCCATATGGCATCCGTCGACGCGGATACCGTGGCGAAGATTAAGGATCATTTCCAGAACGAGAAGGCGGCGGTGAAGGAAGCTCAGCGCCGCAAGGTGCGTATCGGCGGCATCGGTGTCGTCTCCCCCGTGAAACCGGCGCCGAGAGCGGTTGCGCCGACGCCGGCTCCCCCGGCGCCTCCCCAGGAAGTGGAGGTCAAAGCTCCGCCCCCGCCTTCAAAAGCATCGGTACCGCCGGTGAAGCATCCGGCGCCCCAGCATGCCAAACAGGAACCCAGAACCAAAGTCCGTCCTACAACCCGGCCCAGAGCTCCCATGCCGCCGCCGACGGCGGTTCAACCGCCCACATCGGTGCAGCCCGCGGTCGCATCGGCGCCGAAGAGACCCAAGGCCAGGCCGGAACGCGAGGTCCGTCCGCCGATGGAACCTCGGCCGGTTCAAAGAGACATATCTGCAGGTGAGCACACCGGCCGTTCGGCTCCTGCTCCCGCTCGTGGGCGCGGTAAAAAGAAGAAAAAGAAGAAGGCGCAGGTCGATCAAGCGGCGGTCCGTCAGAGTGTGAAGAAGACCCTTGCCACGATGGATACCACGCGCAGACGAACCCGGAAACGCCGTCGGGATGATGGTGAGCCGGTTTTGGAAGAAGAAATTCTCATCATTCAGATTGAGGAATTTGCCACGGTTGCGGAACTGGCTGGAGCGATGGATGCCAGCCCGGCAGAGGTTATCGCCGCATGTCTACAGTTGGGGATCATCGCGAATATCAATCGCCGTCTGGATAAGGACAGTATCGAGGCGATCGCTGATGAATTCGGATATCAGGTGAAATTTCACAACGAATTAGCTCAAAAGGAAGTGGAAAAGGAGGAAGTGGTCGATGTTCCTTGGAGCCCCCGCCCGCCGATCGTCACTGTTGTCGGGCACGTGGATCACGGGAAGACATCGCTTCTTGACTATATCCGAAAAACAAATGTGATCGCTCAGGAATCGGGTGCCATCACGCAGCACATCGGCGCATCGGATGTCCATTTGAAGCAAGGCCGTGTTGTCTTTTTGGATACACCGGGTCACGAGGCTTTTACGGCCATGCGGGCCCGCGGTGTTCAATTGACCGATATCGTCGTCCTTGTTGTCGCGGCCGACGATCGGGTTAATGAGCAAACCATTGAAGCGATCAACCACGCCCGAGCCGCCAATGTGCCGATCGTTGTCGCCATAAATAAATGTGATCTGCCAAATGCCAATCCCGATAGGATCAAAAAGGAGTTGGCGGATCAGAATCTGCTTGTCGAGGAATGGGGTGGAAAAGTTGTCGCGGTGGAGATCTCGGCGAAGAAAGGTGACAACGTCGACAAGCTCATGGAGATGATTCTTCTGGTTTCGGAACTCCTTGAATTGAAGGCGCAGCCGACGCGGAAGGCTAGGGGCGTTGTCATAGAAGCCAAGCGGGAAAGAGGGCGGGGTATCGTCGCGAGTATTCTGGTAGGAACAGGAACACTCCATGTCGGCGATCCCTTTGTCTGTGGATCGAACTCGGGCCGCGTGCGAGCGATGCATGATGATCACGGCGAACGTGTCAACGATGTTCCACCGGCAACGCCTGTCGAAGTTTTAGGATGGTCCGATCTTCCTATGGCGGGAGATATCCTGTCCGTAACGGCAACCGATGACGAAGCGAGAAGTATTGCTTCACGCCGCAGCCAGATCCAACGCGAATACCAGATGCGCCAACGCCGTCCGACCCTGCTTTCATTGCAGGAGAAGATCCGGCAAGGTGAGATGGCCGAACTGAAGATCGTTCTCAAAGGCGATGTAGCGGGGTCGGTTGAGGTGCTGCGGGAGACACTGGAGCACCAATCCACGGAAAAAGTCGCCCTGCGCATCGTCCATGCGGCTGTCGGCAGTATCAACGAATCGGATGTCAATCTGGCGCTGGCCTCTGAGGCGGTCATTATAGGATTCCAGGTGCGACCCGAACCCCGGGCCCGTTCATTGGCCGAGGAAAGCAAAATCGATATCCGTCTCTATTCTGTGATCCATGAGGTTATTGACGATATCCGTGACGCCATGGCCGGAAAACTGAAGCCGAAGCGGGTGGAAAAGATTCTTGGAGAGGCAGAAATCCGTGAGGTTTTCTATATCAGCAAATTCGGATATGTAGCGGGATCCTATGTCACAAGCGGTTCGGTCGCGCGGCAATCTCGGGCGCGTGTGCTTCGTGATTCGGAACAGGTATTTGATGGACGGATCAGAGCCCTGAAACGGTTCAAGGAAGATGTCCGGGAGGTCACCACCGGTTACGAATGCGGAATTTCCCTCGAAGGATTTACCGATTTCAAAGAGAACGA is part of the Candidatus Eisenbacteria bacterium genome and encodes:
- the infB gene encoding translation initiation factor IF-2, whose protein sequence is MIIKKTRIFQLARELRISSEALMHIIESLNLGDEVKSHMASVDADTVAKIKDHFQNEKAAVKEAQRRKVRIGGIGVVSPVKPAPRAVAPTPAPPAPPQEVEVKAPPPPSKASVPPVKHPAPQHAKQEPRTKVRPTTRPRAPMPPPTAVQPPTSVQPAVASAPKRPKARPEREVRPPMEPRPVQRDISAGEHTGRSAPAPARGRGKKKKKKKAQVDQAAVRQSVKKTLATMDTTRRRTRKRRRDDGEPVLEEEILIIQIEEFATVAELAGAMDASPAEVIAACLQLGIIANINRRLDKDSIEAIADEFGYQVKFHNELAQKEVEKEEVVDVPWSPRPPIVTVVGHVDHGKTSLLDYIRKTNVIAQESGAITQHIGASDVHLKQGRVVFLDTPGHEAFTAMRARGVQLTDIVVLVVAADDRVNEQTIEAINHARAANVPIVVAINKCDLPNANPDRIKKELADQNLLVEEWGGKVVAVEISAKKGDNVDKLMEMILLVSELLELKAQPTRKARGVVIEAKRERGRGIVASILVGTGTLHVGDPFVCGSNSGRVRAMHDDHGERVNDVPPATPVEVLGWSDLPMAGDILSVTATDDEARSIASRRSQIQREYQMRQRRPTLLSLQEKIRQGEMAELKIVLKGDVAGSVEVLRETLEHQSTEKVALRIVHAAVGSINESDVNLALASEAVIIGFQVRPEPRARSLAEESKIDIRLYSVIHEVIDDIRDAMAGKLKPKRVEKILGEAEIREVFYISKFGYVAGSYVTSGSVARQSRARVLRDSEQVFDGRIRALKRFKEDVREVTTGYECGISLEGFTDFKENDKIQVYEVEEVAAELE